Proteins encoded within one genomic window of Platichthys flesus chromosome 13, fPlaFle2.1, whole genome shotgun sequence:
- the med14 gene encoding mediator of RNA polymerase II transcription subunit 14 isoform X1 — MAPVQIGSDGQLVPLGGPVVSGPQPPPPGAPATHGIRLSLLIEFLIQRTYHEITLLAELLPRKTDMERKIEIVQFASRTRQLFVRLLSLVKWASNAGKVEKCAMISSFLDQQTILFVDTADRLASLARDALVHARLPSFAIPFAIDVLTTGSYPRLPTCIRDKIIPPDPITKVEKQTTLNQLNQILRHRLVTTDLPPQLANLTVANGRVKFRVEGEFEATLTVMGDDPDIPWRLLKLEILVEDKETGDGRALVHSLQVNFIHELVQARLCADEKPLQDMYNCLHSFCLSLQLEVLHSQTMMLIRERWGDLVQEERYMPAKYLTLTVWNQQVLGRKTGTASVHKVTIRIDESDGSKPLQISHEPPLPACDPRLMERAMKIDHLSVEKLLIDSVHARSNQKLQELKAILKASNPSDNSFIETALPTLVIPILEPCGRSECLHIFVDLHSGMFQPMLYGLAHKTAPSKDQSMLDDIEKTINDDMKRILSWLKQLKFWLGEQRCRQSVKHLPTVCTDVLHLSNSASHPVGNLSKHKLFIKLTRLPQYYIVVEMLEVPSSPTALQYKYSFLSVSQLEGEDGPMCAQLLQHFKPNLEHLVQDTSAVKGARPGTKRKTSCDQGDPEPKKPKRSGEMCAFNKELAHLVAMCDTNMPFIGLRTELSNMEIPNQGVQVEGDSSSHAIRLLKIPQCKGVGEETRRALERSLLDCTFRLQGRNNRTWVAELMLANCPLNSTHSKEQASTRHVYLTYENPLSEPVGGRKVVEMFLNDWNAISQLYQCVLNFARALPEMPSSLSLFSEVRLYNYRKLVLCYGITKGSSVTVQWNSSSQRFHLALGTVGPNSGCSNCHNIILHQLQEMFNKSPNVMQLLQLLSDTLAPLNAINKLPTVPMLGLTQRTNTAYQCFSILPQSPTHIRLAFRNMYCIDIYCRSRGVVAIRDGAYSLFDNTKIVEGFHPAPGLKTFLNMFVDSNQDARRRSVNEDDNPPSPVGVDVMDSLMNQLQAQQQQPQPMRGAAGGVYPPLTSPPPNYHANVTSSASMMPTQSPGNIHASGSPSGALRAPSPFGPTPSPSSLGIAMSQTSFASPHGALDPSSPYAMVSPSHRGQWPGSPQVSGPSPGARIPGMSPGNPSLHSPIPDPHSPRAATSSQIMPTSMPPPRKLPQRPWAASIPTILTHNALHVLLLPSPTPCLVPGLAGSYLCSPLERFLGSVIMRRHLQRIIQQEANLSIVNSNEPGVIMFKTDVLKCRVALNPKNYQTLQLKVTPENAGPWSQEELQVLEKFFETRVAGPPFKYNTLNAFTKLLGAPTNILRDCVRIMKLELYPDQAAQLKWNVQFCLTIPPSAPPIAPPGTIAVVLKSKMLFFLQLTQRIPVSQEPVTIIVPIVYDMATGLTQQADIPRQHSSSGAAALMVSSILKRFNEMHPARQGECTIFASVHELMANLTLPPGTRQ, encoded by the exons ATGGCTCCGGTGCAGATCGGGTCAGACGGGCAGCTCGTCCCGCTCGGAGGACCGGTGGTGTCGGGTCCGCAGCCGCCGCCGCCCGGGGCCCCGGCCACGCACGGCATCAGACTGAGCCTGCTGATCGAGTTCCTCATCCAGAGGACCTACCATGAAATCACCCTGCTGGCGGAGCT ACTCCCCAGAAAGACAGACATGGAGAG GAAAATTGAGATTGTCCAGTTCGCCAGTCGAACCAGGCAGTTATTTGTGCGTCTGCTTTCCCTGGTGAAGTGGGCGAGCAATGCAGGGAAAGTTGAGAAGTGTGCg ATGATCTCCAGCTTCCTGGATCAGCAGACCATCTTGTTTGTGGACACAGCTGATAGGCTGGCATCACTGGCCAGAGATGCACTGGTTCATGCACGGTTGCCCAGCTTTGCTATCCCTTTTGCCATCGATGTGCTCACCACAGGATCATACCCACGCTTGCCCACATGCATAAGG GATAAGATCATTCCTCCAGACCCCATTACTAAGGTTGAGAAGCAGACCACTCTGAACCAGCTTAATCAGATTCTCCGACACCGCCTTGTCACCACAGACTTACCACCCCAGCTAGCAAACCTCACAGTTG ctAATGGCCGTGTTAAGTTTCGAGTGGAAGGAGAATTTGAGGCTACTTTGACCGTGATGGGAGACGACCCAGATATTCCCTGGAGGCTGCTGAAGCTGGAGATTCTAGTGGAGGACAAAGAAACTGGAG ATGGTCGAGCCTTGGTCCACAGTTTGCAGGTGAACTTCATCCATGAGTTGGTTCAGGCACGTCTTTGTGCTGATGAAAAACCCCTGCAGGACATGTACAACTGCTTGC ACTCCTTTTGTCTGTCACTGCAGCTAGAGGTACTTCACTCTCAGACTATGATGCTTATCAGAGAGCGATGGGGAGACctggtgcaggaggagagataTATGCCCGCGAAATACCTCACCCTCACTGTCTGGAA CCAACAGGTTCTGGGTAGAAAAACAGGCACAGCATCAGTACATAAAGTCACCATTAGGATTGATGAGTCCGATGGATCCAAGCCACTGCAAATTTCTCATGAACCTCCTCTCCCTGCCTGTGACCCCAGGTTAATGGAGAGAGCAATGAAG ATTGACCATCTGTCCGTGGAGAAACTTTTGATTGACAGTGTGCATGCACGCTCTAATCAGAAGCTACAGGAACTGAAAGCCATTCTAAAGGCCAGCAATCCCAGTGACAACT cATTCATCGAGACTGCTTTACCGACACTCGTTATTCCCATCCTGGAGCCCTGTGGTCGTTCAGAGTGCTTACACATCTTTGTAGACTTGCACTCTGGCATGTTCCAGCCCATGTTGTATGGACTAG CTCATAAAACTGCTCCTTCTAAAGATCAGTCCATGCTGGACGACATTGAGAAGACCATCAACGACGATATGAAGCGCATCCTTTCTTGGCTGAAGCAGTTGAA GTTCTGGTTGGGAGAGCAGCGCTGTCGACAGTCTGTGAAGCACCTTCCCACTGTGTGTActgatgtcctccacctctccaacTCAGCCTCTCACCCTGTTGGGAACTTGTCCAAACACAAACTCTTCATAAAGCTCACACGTCTTCCGCAGTACTACATT GTGGTGGAAATGCTTGAAGTGCCTAGTAGTCCGACAGCCTTGCAGTACAAGTACTCCTTCCTTTCTGTGTCTCAGTTGGAAGGAGAGGATGGACCCATGTGTGCTCAACTATTGCAGCATTTCAAGCCCAACCTAGAACACCTTGTCCAGGACACTTCAGCAGTGAAAGGGGCCCGACCTGGGACTAAGAGAAAG ACATCATGTGATCAGGGGGACCCAGAGCCCAAAAAGCCGAAGCGGTCCGGGGAAATGTGTGCGTTCAACAAGGAGCTGGCTCACCTGGTAGCAATGTGCGACACCAACATGCCTTTTATTGGCCTCAGAACAGAG CTGTCCAACATGGAAATTCCCAACCAGGGCGTCCAAGTGGAGGGAGACAGCAGCAGTCATGCAATACGTCTGCTAAA GATTCCTCAATGTAAAGGAGTAGGAGAGGAGACCAGGAGGGCTTTAGAGCGTTCCTTACTGGACTGCACCTTCCGACTGCAGGGCAGGAACAACCGCACCTGGGTGGCTGAACTGATGCTGGCAAACTGTCCTCTCAACAGCACACACAGCAAGGAGCAAG CGTCTACACGGCACGTATATCTGACCTATGAAAACCCTCTGTCAGAGCCGGTGGGTGGACGGAAGGTTGTAGAGATGTTCCTGAATGACTGGAACGCCATCAGTCAACTCTACCAGTGTGTTCTCAACTTTGCTCGTGCCCTGCCAG AGATGCCATCTTCCCTGAGCCTGTTTTCAGAGGTGCGGCTGTATAACTACCGCAAGCTGGTGCTGTGCTACGGCATCACCAAAGGAAGCTCTGTCACAGTCCAGTGGAACTCGAGCAGCCAACGTTTCCACCTTGCCCTGGGAACCGTGGGACCCAACTCTGGCTGCTCAAACTGCCACAATATCATCCTCCACCAGCTACAGGAGATGTTCAACAAGAGCCCCAATgtgatgcagctgctgcag CTACTTTCTGACACACTGGCCCCTCTTAATGCAATCAACAAGCTGCCAACAGTGCCCATGCTGGGCCTGACCCAGCGCACCAACACTGCCTACCAGTGCTTCTCCATTCTACCCCAGTCACCAACACACATCCGCCTGGCTTTCCGAAACATGTACTGCATCGACATCTACTGTCGCAGCCGCGGAGTGGTGGCAATCAGAGATGGAGCCTACAGTCTCTTTGACAACACTAAGATTGTAGAGGGCTTCCATCCGGCTCCAGGACTCAAG ACATTCCTTAACATGTTTGTGGACAGCAATCAGGATGCTCGCAGACGCTCCGTCAACGAAGACGATAACCCGCCCTCGCCGGTCGGTGTGGACGTGATGGACAGTCTAATGAACCAGCTGcaggctcagcagcagcaaccaCAGCCGATGAGAGGGGCTGCGGGAGGTGTCTATCCTCCTCTCACTTCACCGCCACCAAATTACCACGCTAATGTAACCTCTTCAGCATCCATGATGCCCACCCAGTCACCAG ggaACATCCATGCCTCTGGCTCCCCTAGTGGGGCTCTGAGGGCCCCCTCTCCTTTTGGGCCCACCCCGTCTCCATCTTCCCTGGGTATAGCCATGAGCCAGACCAGCTTTGCGAGTCCCCACG GCGCTCTGGACCCCAGCTCTCCATATGCCATGGTGTCTCCCAGCCATAGGGGTCAATGGCCAGGTTCCCCCCAGGTTTCAGGGCCCTCTCCTGGGGCAAGGATCCCTGGAATGTCTCCTGGTAACCCATCTCTGCACTCACCAATCCCTGATCCTCATTCTCCACGTGCTGCGACCA gttcCCAAATCATGCCCACCAGTATGCCTCCACCCCGCAAGCTACCTCAGCGCCCCTGGGCTGCCTCCATTCCTACCATTCTCACACACAATGCCTTGCATGTGCTTCTGCTACCCTCACCAACGCCCTGCCTGGTGCCAGGCCTGGCAGGAAGCTACCTCTGCTCACCGCTGGAGCGCTTCCTGGGTTCAGTGATCATGAGACGACACCTGCAGAGGATCATCCAGCAGGAAGCCAAC TTGTCCATTGTGAACTCCAATGAGCCTGGAGTGATCATGTTCAAGACGGACGTGCTCAAGTGCCGGGTTGCTCTCAACCCAAAGAACTACCAAACGCTGCAGCTCAAAGTCACTCCAGAAAACGCAGGTCCCTGGTCGCAGGAGGAGCTTCAAGTGCTGGAGAAGTTCTTTGAGACACGG GTTGCTGGTCCTCCCTTTAAATACAACACTTTGAATGCCTTCACAAAGCTACTGGGGGCCCCAACTAACATCCTGCGGGACTGTGTGCGCATCATGAAGCTTGAATTG taCCCCGACCAGGCCGCTCAGCTGAAGTGGAACGTCCAGTTCTGTCTCACCATCCCTCCCAGTGCTCCTCCTATCGCTCCGCCAGGGACCATTGCTGTGGTGCTCAAGTCCAAGATGCTCTTCTTT TTGCAGCTGACCCAGCGTATCCCAGTGTCTCAGGAGCCAGTGACCATTATTGTTCCCATTGTGTACGACATGGCCACAGGCCTCACTCAGCAGGCTGACATCCCCAGACAGCACAGCTCCTCTGGGGCTGCAGCACTCATGGTCTCTAGCATCCTGAAGAGGTTCAATGAGATGCACCCGGCAAGACAGG GTGAGTGTACAATATTCGCTTCCGTTCACGAGCTGATGGCCAACCTGACGCTGCCGCCTGGCACTCGTCAGTAG